From the Calditrichota bacterium genome, the window TTAAACCCGATGTTGTAGGTAATGGCGTTGGTCTTTATTCTTCAAGTGATGCTGGAAATACTGACTATACCACATACAGCGGGACATCAATGGCTACACCAAATGTAACTGGCTCACTTGCCTTGCTTGCACAGCATTACCAAGCCCTAAGTAGTGGTTCGAATATGCGCTCAGCAACACTAAAAGCATTGGCAATCCATACTGCAGATGAAGCTGGAAATACAGGCCCAGATTATACCTATGGATGGGGACTGGTAAATGTTAAAAGTGCAGCTGAACTTATCAGCGAAGTTTTTGTTGATCAGACAAACCACACGATGCAGGAACAAACTTTAAATAATAGTGGGACCTATTCTATTCAGGTCACTTCTAGCGGTGCTCCATTGAAGGTAACAATAGTTTGGACCGATGTACCCGGAACACCTGTTACTCCAGTTACACAAGCGGATCCAACTGATTTGATGCTGGTTAATGATTTAGACTTAAGGATAACCGGAAACAGTACAACATATAATCCCTGGATTCTTGATCCAACAAACCCATCAAACGCAGCAACAACCGGAGATAATTTCCGTGATAATGTTGAGCAAGTTTATATTGCCAGCCCGGTTGCCGGAACATATACAATTACAGTAAACCATAAAGGTACTCTTTCATCTGGTTCTCAAGCTTTTTCACTTATAATGAGTGGAGCTCATTTTTCTGATAACTCTTTGCCTGTTGAATTATCAAGTTTTGCTGCTACTCAAATTGAAACCGGAATTAAACTTTCATGGAGCACTGAAAGTGAAAACAAGAATATGGGCTTTGAAATATACAAAGCAGAAGAAGATGGAGAATTTGAGCTGATTGCTGATTATAATACCAACCCGCAACTTAGAGGTGCTGGAAATTCTTCAACTAAAAATGACTATAAGTTTATTGATTCAGATATTAATCTTGGAAAAATTTATCGTTATAAACTAGCCGATATGGATTACTCTGGTAGAAGAACTTTTCATGATGCGATTTCGATTTTGGCCAGCAAAACAAAATTTGGTTTAAATAAGAATGAACTCCTTGCGGATGAATATATTCTGTTAGATAACTATCCAAATCCTTTTAACCCGGCGACAACATTGTCCTTTAATATTCCAAATCAGGAAAAGGTTAATTTGTCAATCTACAATGCCCTGGGGCAGCTTGTGACAACTCTTGTAAACAAAGAGTTAAGCC encodes:
- a CDS encoding S8 family serine peptidase — translated: MQKLTILLILLIAGLGLSQEHTNIERLNRLKEKYHQRYTEQRAIAEQWALDNGYPIREVHDDGTIIEIQKIINGKPLYLSTENSDAAETISTDEVWSGGSAGLNLDGTGIAIGEWDGGSVLGTHQELTGRVTQEDSPSGTSTHATHVAGTMIASGVDAAAQGMAEGATLRAWDYTDDTSEMAGAASSLLMSNHSYGFLTGWYLQFGIFWTWAGDDGIDSNEDWKFGYYTADTQEHDQIAYDAPYYLICKSSGNDRGQGPTSGAYPQDGSPDGYDTCGPVKVAKNILTVGAVEDIPGGWTQTSDVVMSSFSSWGPADDGRIKPDVVGNGVGLYSSSDAGNTDYTTYSGTSMATPNVTGSLALLAQHYQALSSGSNMRSATLKALAIHTADEAGNTGPDYTYGWGLVNVKSAAELISEVFVDQTNHTMQEQTLNNSGTYSIQVTSSGAPLKVTIVWTDVPGTPVTPVTQADPTDLMLVNDLDLRITGNSTTYNPWILDPTNPSNAATTGDNFRDNVEQVYIASPVAGTYTITVNHKGTLSSGSQAFSLIMSGAHFSDNSLPVELSSFAATQIETGIKLSWSTESENKNMGFEIYKAEEDGEFELIADYNTNPQLRGAGNSSTKNDYKFIDSDINLGKIYRYKLADMDYSGRRTFHDAISILASKTKFGLNKNELLADEYILLDNYPNPFNPATTLSFNIPNQEKVNLSIYNALGQLVTTLVNKELS